DNA from Methylobacterium currus:
CGATCGGCGTCGCCGAGGCCGAGCGGCTGATGGACGAATCCTACCGGACGCGGCTCTACTGAGGAGTATCGTGTTCTAGTTGTTTTCAGAAATAAACAAACTTAAGGTTGCTCACACGACGGAACCCGTCGCATCGTGCTAGTGTATGGTCGGGTGGCGCCCGTGCGGGAAGCGCCGGCCAAGGCGAGGATCAGCCGATGAAAGGACAGGAGAGGCCCGATCCCCTTCGGGTTCTCGTGGTCGAGGACGAGTATTTCATCGCCGACGACATCTCGCGGGCGCTGATCCGGCACGGCGCCGAGGTGATCGGCCCGGTGCCGACGCTCCAGGAGGCCCGGACCCTCATGGTGTCGCATTCCATCGATCTCGCGGTCCTGGACATCAACCTGCGGGGCGAGCTCGTCTATCCGCTGGTCGCCGAGCTGAGCCGACGCGGCGTGCCGGTGGTCTTCGCCACCGGCTACGATACCGCGGCGATCCCGGCCGATTACGGTGCGATCCCGGCCTGGTCCAAGCCTTTCGACTACAACGCTCTTGCCGACGTGCTGCCCGGCCTGCGCCGCGCCTGAGAAAAATCTCCGTCCATCTTGCGACAGCGATCGGCCGCGACATCGGGTGACGCTGTGTTCCGACGCACTGCAGCGGAACCGTCACGCTCGCACCCTGTTCTGCATCGGAGCGGTTTCTGCCCCGACGGCAGCACAGGAGAAAGGCTGAATGGCATCAGAGAAGGACACGAAGGCCTTTCCGGCCGCCGCGAACACCCGGGTTCCGTTCGCGCTGGCCCTGTCGGCTCTGGCCGGCTGCGCGGACGCGATCGGGTTCCTCGAATTCTCGCAGCTGTTCATGTCGTTCATGAGCGGCAACACCACCCGCCTCGGCGCGGCGGTCAGCCTGGGCGAATGGGGCAACGTCACCCGCGTCGGCAGCACCATCGCGCTGTTCTGCTTCGGCGCCTTCCTGGGCACGCTGATTGCCGCCGCCGTCGGCTACTGGCGGCTCGCGGTGCTGCTCGGCCTTCAGGCGCTCCTGCTCTGCGTCGGCCTGGTCATGCCGCGCGGCCCCGAGGAGTTCCCGCTCCACGCCTACCCGATCGTGCTGGCGCTCGGCATGCAGAACGCCGTCCTGCAGGACGAGGAG
Protein-coding regions in this window:
- a CDS encoding response regulator; translated protein: MKGQERPDPLRVLVVEDEYFIADDISRALIRHGAEVIGPVPTLQEARTLMVSHSIDLAVLDINLRGELVYPLVAELSRRGVPVVFATGYDTAAIPADYGAIPAWSKPFDYNALADVLPGLRRA
- a CDS encoding YoaK family protein; translated protein: MASEKDTKAFPAAANTRVPFALALSALAGCADAIGFLEFSQLFMSFMSGNTTRLGAAVSLGEWGNVTRVGSTIALFCFGAFLGTLIAAAVGYWRLAVLLGLQALLLCVGLVMPRGPEEFPLHAYPIVLALGMQNAVLQDEEGRSLALTYVTGAVVRFGTGLANLLLGHPSPSFWIQAPLWAALTLGAISGGLLHGLYGERAFLVPAVVAALLAAIALAMTLIHGDGPLVSGTKSPAPDAAATAPPVV